AGCCTTTCGCCGCGGACGGGGGCCTTGCAAGCGGCCGGCGGATGGATAAAATGGGCCGGCCATTCCGGTCGACGCGAGAGAGGACCGATGCCGGCCAACCTGACACCGGATTATCTGCACGCCGAGAAGGCCTTCCGCCAGGCCAAGACGGCGCCCGAGAAGATTGCGGCCCTCGAAGAGATGCTCGCGACGATTCCGAAGCACAAAGGCACGGAGAAGATGCAGGCGGACATCAAGCACCGGATCGCCAAGGTGCGGGCGGCGGCGACCCAGGCGCGGGGCAAGGGCGGCGGCGTTGACGTCTTTTTCGTCGAGAAACAGGGGGCGGGACAGGTGGCCCTCGTCGGCACGCCGAACGTCGGCAAGAGTTCCCTGGTGGCCGCCGTCAGCCACGCCAAGGTGAAAGTGGCCCCGTATCCGTACGCGACGCACGCGCCCGTACCGGGGATGATGTCGTTCGAGGACATTCAGATTCAACTCGTGGACCTTCCGCCCGTCTCGGCGGAAGGACTTGTGTCGGGGATGACGGGGACCCTGCGAAACGCCGACATCCTGATGATCTGCCTGGACCTTTCGGCGGGCGATGTGCTGGAACAGGTGGAGGTGTGCCTGAGGGTCCTGGAGGCGAAGGGTCTCGTGCGGGAAGGGCAGAAGGGGCCCGAGGGGGCGGTTGCGAAGCGGACGATCTTCGTGGGGACGAAAGCGGACGCCCCCGGGGCGAAGGACAATCTGGAGGCGCTGCGGGGATTGCGGACAGACCTGGAGCCGTTCGTCGCGACGAGTGCCGAAACCCGCGAAGGTCTCGAGGACCTGGGAAAGCGGCTCTTCGCGATGCTGGACGTGGTGCGGGTGTATAGCAAGGAGCCGGGTAAGCCGGCCGACCTCGATCAGCCGTTCATCGTCCCGCGCGGCAGCACGGTGATGGATTTGGCGGAAGCGATTCACCGGGAACTGGCGCAGCACCTGAAGCGGGCCCGAATCTGGGGGGGAGGGAAGTACGACGGCCAGGCGGTCCAGCGGGACCACGTCCTGGCGGACAAGGACGTGATTGAACTGCACGTATGAGAGCCTGTCGGGCGGGGCGGCTTTGAACTTGCGGGCCTGCGGGCGGGGGGGTAAACTGGCCAAGGGCGAAAGACGGAATCGGGCTTTCCACCAGGCAGACCGCAACGTGCATACCGAAGCGGACGGGAGCCTGACGCGTGCGGCACAAGCGCTATGCCGACCCGCGGGCCAGGACATCGCTTCTGCAAAGAGCCGGGGCCGGGCTGCTGGAGGACTTGGGCATGGAGTGAGGAAGCCATGATCGGAACGCGCAAACAGATCGGCGAGATCCTGAAAGAGTTGGGGCTCGTCACCGACAAGCAGATCAAGGAAGCGCTGGAGCGTCAGGGCCGAGGCGGCCGGCGCCTGGGCGAACTGCTCATCGCCATGGGCGCGTGCACCGAGGTGGACGTGACGAAGGCGCTGGCGATGCAGTTCGACATGGAGTACGTGGAACTGGACATCGGGACGATCAACCCCCAGGTGATGGAGATGATGCCGGAGGAGATGATGCGGGAGTACCAGATCCTCCCGCTGGCGTACGAGGACGGTCGGCTGAAGGTGGCGATCACGGACCCGCTGGACCTGGAGTCGGTGGACGCGATCCGTTTCCGGCTGAATCTGGACGTGGACTGCGTCCTGGCGCCGCGGGAACAGGTGAGCCAGATCATTTCGAGTTACACGGAGCGGACGGAATCCGAGTCGGTGGACTCGATGCTGCAGGAGTTCACAGCGTCGGACGTTCAATACGAGGAGCGGACCGGCGACAGCGGAGAACCGCATGCCGAATCGGCGCCGATCATCCGGCTGGTGCAGTTGATGATCACGGAGGCGGTGCGGATGCGGGCGAGCGACATCCACATCGAGCCCCTCCAGCATCGCCTGCGGATCCGGTATCGGGTCGACGGCGTCTGCCTGGAGCGGGACGCGCCGCCGAAACGCCTCCAGGGGGCGATTACGACCCGCGTGAAATTGATGGCGGGGATGCAGATCGAGGAGAAACGCCTGCCGCAGGACGGTCGTATCCGCATGCGCCTGGACGGCGAGGACCTGGACTTCCGCGTCTCGACCCTGCCGGGGTACCACGGGGAGAGCGTCGTCCTGCGAATCCTGAGGCGGGAATCCATCAAACTGGGTCTGGACGCGCTGGGCTTCCTGCCGGACGAGTTTGAACTGTTTGAGAAGTTGATCGCCCGGCCCAACGGGATCTTCCTGGTGACGGGTCCGACCGGGTCGGGCAAGACGACCACGCTGTACGCGGCCCTGAACAAGTTGAACACGCCCGACCGCAAGATCATCACGGCCGAGGACCCGGTCGAATACCACATGACGGGGATCAACCAGGTGCAGGTGAACGAGCAGATCGGCCTGACGTGGCAATCGATCATCCGGGCGATGATGCGTCAGGCGCCGAACATCATCCTGGTGGGCGAGATCCGCGATTTGCAGACGGCAGAGATGGCTGTGCAGGCCTCGCTGACGGGACACTTGGTATTCAGTACACTTCATACGAACGACGCGCCCAGTGCCATCACGCGACTGATTGATATGGGAGTCAAGCCGTTCCTCGTCGCCAGTTCCGTCCAAGCCATCATGGCGCAGCGCCTCGTGCGGATCCTCTGTCCGGAATGCAAGGAACCGGACGACCAGGTGGACCTGGCGACGCTGCGCGGCTTGGGCATGACGGAAGAGCAACTGGCGCAGGCGACGTTCTACCGGCCAGTGGGATGCCCGAAATGCCACGGCATGGGCTACCGGGGTCGGCTGGGTATCTTCGAGTTGATGGTCATGAGCACGGAATTGAAGGAAATGGCGTTTCAGAGGCGTCCGCTGAACGAAATCCGGCGGGCGTCGCGGTCCCTGGGCATGCGGACCCTGCTGGAGGACGGCCTGATCAAGATGGTGCGGGGTATGACGACGTTGGACGAGGTTCTGGCCCGAGCCCAACGTGAGGTCGCTCAGGTGCAATAAGGGCCGGTGGGCGGCCGGGGCGGTTGCCGCAAGGGCGGCCTCGGCGCTACAATTAAGGCGGGATGTAGAAAGGAGTTAGCCGAACCGTGGGCACGGAAAGCGCCGCAAGCATTCAGATCGACAAACTGCTCCAGTTTGTCGTGTCGAAGAATGCGTCCGACCTGCACCTGCACGTGGGCCAGCCGCCGGTGGTGCGGCTGCACGGCCGGCTGAAGCGGCTGCAGACGAAAGTGCTCGAGCCGGAAGACACGGTCGGTCTGATGCGGAGCATCACGCCGGACCGGTATCAGCAGGAACTGGAGGAGGTGGGGTCGGCGGACTACGGCTTTTCGTATCAGGATAAGGCGCGGTTCCGCGTGGCGGTGTTCAGGCAGAAAGGCTGCGTGGGGATGACGTTGCGGTTGATTCCGACCCGGTTGATGACGCTTTCGGAAATCGGCCTGCCTCCGATCGTGGAGTCGCTGCTCGGGAAGACGCGCGGGCTGTTTCTGGTGACGGGCCCGACGGGGTCGGGCAAGACGACGACGCTCGCCTCGATGATCAACTACATCAACGAGACTTTCGATCGCCACATCATCACCGTCGAAGAGCCGATCGAGTACTATCACGACCATAAGAAGTCGATCGTGAACCAGCGCGAATTGAATACCGACGTGCCGACGTACGAGGAGGCGATCCGCCGGGCGCTGCGCGCGGACCCGGATGTGATCCTCGTCGGTGAGATGCGCGACATCCAGACGATGGAGGCGGCCATTCGAGCGGCCGAAACGGGACACCTCGTGTTCTCGACGCTGCACACGACGGGCGCCGCGGGGACGGTGAACCGGATTGTCGATGCGTTCCCGGTGGCGCAAAAAGAGATGATCCGGGTCCAGTTGGCGGGCTCGCTGATGGCCGTGATCTCGCAGACCCTGATCCCGCGGATCGACATGCCGGGACGGATTGCGGCGTACGAGTTCCTTATGATTACCCCTGCGGCGCAGAACCTGATCCGGAAGAACGAGACATTTCGTCTGGAGTCGGTGATTCAGACGGGTCGCAAATGGGGCATGCAGTTGCTGGACGACGCCCTGTGGGATCTGTATTCACGCGGGATCATTGCGCCGGAGGAGATGCTGGAGCGGGCGCAGCGGCCCGAGGAACTGGAACAGAAACTGGACCAGACGGCGGAGGGCCGCGAGGTCCTGAAGCGGATCGGCGGGCCGTTCGACGCCGAAGAACTGCGGGAGGCTCATCGACCGGGGCAGGAATGATGGGCGCCTGACGGGCGGAGAGGAAGACTTGTGAGCGGGACACCGAAAGCAGAAAGGGACACGGGCCGGCCGACGGAACCCCCGAAGCAGCGCCCTGAGGGGACCGCAGGGCGTGCGGCGGATATCGCCGCGGAGGCGATGCTGAGACAGAAGCCTCTCGGCGCCATCCTCCTGGAAATGGGCAAGGTCCGGAAGGAGCAGTTGGCCGAGGCCCTCGAGATCCGCAAGAAGCGCGGCGGGGCTATCGGTGCTGTGCTGGTGGACCAGGGCTACTGTGAGGCGGCGGACATTTCGGCGGCCCTGGCGATCCAGGCGGGCATGCGCCGCGTGGACTTGGACGCACTGGAAATCCCGCCGGAAGTCATCGACAAGATGGACGCCATGACGGCCCGCAGTTACAGCGTCGTGCCGATCGAGTTTGAGGCGGGTCGGCTGACGGTCGCGATGGCGGACCCGACAAACTTCCGGGCGATGGACGAACTGCACATGCTCCTGGACTACGACATCACCGGTGCGCTGGCTGAACCGTCGGCTCTCGTGCGGGCGCTGGACAAGTACTACGCGCAGGCGGAGTCGGTGGAGTCGGTCATCAGCGAACTCGGGAGCACGGTGCAGTGGTTGCCCGAGGGCGACGAGGCCTTCGACCTGGAAGACATCCGGGCGATGAGCGAAAGCCAGCCGGTCAAGAAATTGCTGAACCTGGTGCTGCTCCAGGCGATCCGCGACAAGGCGTCGGACATCCACTTCGAACCGTTCGAAGACGAATTTAAGATGCGCTACCGGATTGACGGCGTGCTGTACGAGATGGTGCCGCCGCCGAGGCACATCGCGCTCGCCGTCGCCAGCCGCATCAAGGTCATGGCGAACCTGGACATCGCCGAACGCCGGCTGCCGCAGGACGGCCGCATCGAGTTGACGGTCGGCGCGAAACCCGTGGATCTGCGAGTCTCGGTCTTGCCGACCATGTTCGGCGAAAGCGTCGTGATGCGCGTCCTGGACCGGACTCAGGTCGAACTGGACATGACCAAACTGGGCCTCCGGCTGGACGAGCAGCAGGTCATCGACGAACTGATTCATCTGCCGAACGGCATCGTCATCGTGACCGGCCCGACGGGGTGCGGGAAGACGACCACGCTGTATTCGGCGCTGTCGACGATCAACAGGGTGGAGACGAAGATCATTACGACGGAGGACCCGGTCGAGTACGACATCGAGGGGCTCATCCAGGTACAGATCAACCCGGACATCGAACTGACGTTCGCGCGATGCCTGCGGCACATTCTGCGGCAGGACCCGGATGTGATCCTGGTGGGCGAGGTCCGCGACATGGAGACGGCCGAGATCGCGATCCACGCGTCGCTCACCGGGCATCTGGTGTTCTCGACGCTGCACACGAACGACGCGCCCACGGCCATCACGCGTCTCCTGGACCTCGGCCTGGAGCCGTACCTCGTGACCTCGACGCTCGAAGCCGTCGTCGCCCAGCGCCTGGTCCGCAAGGTGTGCGTCCATTGCCGTTCGGAGTTCGAGCCGACCGAGGACATGCTGTGGGAACTTTCGCTGACGCCGGAGGAAGTCCGCGGCCGGACGTTTTACTTCGGCAAGGGGTGCGAGCAGTGCAACAACACGGGATACCGCGGCCGAATAGGTATCTTTGAGATTATGAGGATGGACGACGCGCTGCGGGACTTGATCCTGAAGCAGGCCTCGACGAACACGGTGCGGGAAGAGGCGAGGAAGCGCGGCATGCGGAACCTGCGCGACAGCGGGCTGCTGGCCGTTTTCGACGGCGTGACGACGATCGAAGAGGTGGTGAAAGCCACCGCGGTCGAGCAATAGCGGTATAGGAGACGCGCGATGCCAGTGTTCCAATATGAGGCGATGGACGCGACCGGAAAGGAAGTCCGCGCGGAGATCGACGCGGCGAGCCAGGAAGAAGCAATCTCGAGGATTCGTGGGCAGGGCCAGTTTCCCACCCACATCCGGCTGAAAGGCCGGCCGGCACGAGCGGCGGGGCCCTCGAAAAAAGGCAAGTCGTTCGCCATCGGCCGGGTCGGCATGAAGCAACTGACGCAGTTCACGCGTCAGATGTCCACGCTTCAGGACGCCGGCCTTCCGATTCTGCGAAGCCTTCGGATTCTCGAAGGCCAGGCGAAGCCCGGCGTCTTGAAAAACGCCTTACAGGACATCATCGAGGACGTCGAGGCGGGATCGACGCTGTCGGAAGCCATGGAGAAGCACCCGAAAGCGTTCGACCGGTTGTACGTGTACACGGTCCGCGCTGGGGAGGCGGGCGGTGTCCTGGACCAGATCCTGCAGAAACTGGCGGATTTCATGGAAAAGGCCGTCGCCCTCAAACGCCGTATCATCAGCGCGATGATCTATCCCGTCATGGTCATCAGCATTGCGATCATCATCCTTATTGCGATCATGAAATGGATTGTGCCGAAGTTTATTGATATCTTTGCGAAATTCAAGATTCCCCAATTGCCGCTCCCAACGAGGATCCTCGTCGGCTTCTCCCACTTCGTCGGAGGCTATTGGTACCTGCTGCTGTTGGTGCCGATCCTGCTCTGGGTGATCCTGCGGATGACGAAGGCGAGCCGGAAGGGGCAGTACATGCTCGACTGGGTGAAGATGCGGATACCGATTATCGGAAGCATCGTCAACCGGACGGCGATTGCAAGATTCGCACGCACGCTGGGGACTCTGATCTCCTCGGGCGTGCCGATCCTGGAAGCCCTGAACATCACCCGCGAAACGGTCGGCAATGCCGTCGTGTCGCAGGCGCTGGGCCAGGTCCACGATTCGATCCGCGAAGGCGAAAGCATCGCCGGGCCGCTGCGGCAGAGCGGCGTCGTGGATCCCATCGTGGTCAATATGGTCGACGTCGGCGAGGAAACCGGCGAACTGGACAAGATGCTCATCAAGGTGGCCGACACCTACGACGAAGAAGTGGACCACCTGGTCGGCAGTCTGATGAGCGCCATGGAGCCGTTGCTGGTCGTTTTGCTGGGCGCGATGATCGGATCGATTGTCATCGCGTTGTTCCTCCCGCTCGTCGAACTTATCAAACAGGTCGGGCAGGGTTGAGCAACCGGGGGGCGAGGAGCGCCGGATGGCGGCTCGAAGGAAAACTCGGGGCTTCACGCTGGTCGAACTGATGATCGTCGTCGCCATCATCGGCCTGCTTATCACGCTTCTGGTGCCGGCCGTCACCAAGGCCACCGCAATCATCATCACCATCAATACCAAAAGGATCATCGAGAAGGAGATCCCGTTGGGGCTGGAGGCGTTTCGGAACGATTTTGGGTGCTATCCCCCCAGCAAGCCGTACATACTCGGGGACACGACCACCGGCCGCTTGCCGGACGGCGCCTCCAACCTCGTGTACTACCTGCGTGGGCCCGCGGCGAGGGGGTGGGGGACCACCGCGGGCGGCCGGATGCCGTTTGACGACCGCCGCCCCACGAGAGTTTACGGACCCTATTACGAGGCCGAGGAATCGCGTGTGGTCTATTTTGATGATGCGGACAAAACGGTGGCGGGCTTCACGGACGCCTTCCAACCGGTCGGCCTTCGGGACAATGTGGTGGTCGGAAGAATCCTCTATTTCCGGGCGTCTCCTGGAGCCACCCCCCTCATTTGGACCTTCGCCTGGACCGACAACCAGGACCCGGCCAATCCGGACCCCACCAAGCAGGCCTTCATGGGGTACACGAGTGCGGCCAACTTCGCCAGCACCAACAGCGTCGCGGGCGGGATGAAGCGGTATCTGCTCGTCTCGCCGGGGTTTGACCGGCGGTATGGTCTGGTTTATAAACGCAAGGAAACGGATGGGGGGGGGATTGTTCCCGTCACCGCCGGGACCGAGGAGGGGATGACCTGTGACGACATCCCGTACGCGCGCTAGCGCCGCGCCGGCCGAAAGGAGAGGACTGCCATGAAAACAGCGGCTCCGGTGAAACGCGGGTTCACGCTGATCGAACTGCTCGTCGTGATGGGTATCATCGGCCTGCTGGTCATGCTCCTCATGCCGGTGGTGAACTATGCCGTTGTGGTGGCCCAGGGGGTGACGACGGGCAACACCATCAAGCGCATCGAAGCAGGATTGGCGGGGTTTTATGGGGATTTCGGCGTCTATCCGCCCAGCGACGCCCTGCATGAGACGCTCACAAGTAGGACAGCGTTCGGCTACAAAAACCTCGCCATCGGCCTGAGCGGGCCGGAAGGCACCGGCTGGGGAACCGGTTCGGTCCCCAACAAGATGCCGTTTGGCGGGACCAGCGCGGAGAAGTTCGGGCCCTACTTCGAGGGCGGCGGCATCGCGTCCATTGACGATGCCTTCAAGCCCGCCAGGCCGATCCTCTATTTCCGTTACGAGCAATCCGGCGACCCGGAGGCGACGGACCCCGCCAATGCCGTTTACGACTTCAACGACAACAAGGCAACAGACCTCGCCAAGGGAGAAGACGGATTCACCAACCAGGGCAACCTCATGATGCTGCTCAGGCGCCAAGGGACCTACCAGTACGTGCGGCGCGACTACGCCCTGATCTCGGCCGGGCCGGACCGCGTGTTCGGATACCGGGTTGGGCCGGACGCGAACGGAGTCTATACCTTTGTGAATCCGAGCCCGGCGATTCGGCCGCTCGCGACCGCGTACACGGTGGCAGGAACCTATTGTGATGACCTCGCGAATTTCAAATACGAGCAGTACTAGTCTCAGGACCGGCGGGATCGCCGCGTTCCCCCCACGAGTCCGCCGGGGCGGGCGCGCCTTCACCCTGGTTGAACTGATTACGGTGATGGCGATTATGGCGATCCTCATGGCGATGATCGTCGGCGTGGCGCCGCGGATTCAGGACGCCTGGCGGGCCCGGCTCACGCGAACGCGGCTTCAGACCATCGTGGCCGCCCTCCAAGCCTATGCCGAGGATTACAGCGGCAAGTTCCCCTATACCGAGGACAAGGACGGGATCATGGCCGTCGTGGATGCGGCGTCGCTGGGCATCAACCTGAGCGACGTGCCCGAGGAGTACAAGAAGGAGGCCCTCCTGTACGCCGCCCTCACGAGCGCGAGGCGCCATGGGCCCTATTACAAGGGCGCCGGCGGACAAACGGTGGTTCGAAAGGGGACCGGCGACAAAGAGTTCAACCTGTTCGCGGACGGCTGGGAGCGCCCGATTCGGTACGAGTACACGACGGCGACCGGCCTCCTAGTCCGGTCTCTCGGTAAGGACGGCGCAACGGGTGGAGACGACATTGGTTACTTCGTTTTTCAGAACTGAAGCACGGGAATGTGGTCGGACGAGGTTGCCGGCCGATGGGCGGGCCCCGCGGGGGTTTACGCTGACGGAACTTCTGGCGGTCCTCGCCATCGTGCTCATCGTGGTGGCCGGCAGCATCAGCGTCTGGTTGGCGATGGCTGGGGCCGTCGCACCGGGGCAGGCGACGGCCGTCGTTCAGGCCATGTTGGTCGGCGCACGCGACTATGCCGTGTCGAACGGCGTGATGACGCGCGTCGTGTTCGAGAACAGCCTCGCCAACGTCGAGAACGTTGAGAACGGCACGACGATGTATCTGGAGTATGACACGAATCCGAATCCGATGACGGTCTTATGGAGTCGGGTTCCGAGGCGGGGTTCCCTGAACGCCGGCAGGCAGGTCTTCGTTCTGACGGGCGCGCCGGACCTTCCGTCGGCTCCGTCGGTGGCCGCCGACGCCACGAAACCGGACCCTTCGGTCGTGGCGGATTGGCAAACGTATCGCGACACGGTGGCCAAGAAAGTGGCCCAGCACGCCTTCACGAATGTCAACGCCGCGGGGTACCTGGAGACCGACGCCGACTTCAAGAGCACCCAGGCCAAGTTTTACGTGACGTTTGATGCGGCGGGAACGCTGTCGGTGGACCCGGCGACCCCGCTTTTGCTCACGATCGTTCAAGTTGCGGGTGCCGGACGCCGCGTGGGCGAGTACCAATTCTACCTCCTGAACGCCAACACGGGGACGCAACTGGTGTTCGAGTAGCACTACTACACGGTGTTCTTCAACGCAGAGATCGCCGAGAACGCAGAGAACTGCAAAGATAGGGGAACGGCAAGCAACATGTTTTGTGAACCGCTGGCGGAAGTTGCCTTGCCTGTTGTTACTCAATCCTCCCTCTGCGGCCTCTGCGCTCTCTGCGTTGAGATAGCGTTGTAGAACTAACTGAAGTGTCTGGAGAAACCAGCAGCCAGGGAGGAACCTGGCTGTTTCCACTGGCGCGGGGCGGGGTGCGGTGCACGAACTTTCGCTGGCCCAAGCGATCTGGCGGCAGGTGACCCGTGAAATGGAAAGTCACCCGCGAGGCCGCCTGGCCGCCCTGACTGTCGTCGTGGGAACGTTCAGCGGAGCGGACCCGGAATCGCTCGAATTCGCGATGCGGCTGGTGGTGGAGGAATCGGCTTGGCCGACCGCGGAGGTGCGAATCCGCACCGAGCCCGTCGCCTTGAAGTGCCGGGCCTGCGGCCGCGCCTACGAAACCGAGACGCTCAACCTGGCGTGCCCGGACTGCGGCGGATTCGACGTCGAAGTGACGGGCGGCCGCGACTTGCGACTGGAATCCTTGGAGGTCGTCCAGGACGATGAGGCGCGAGATTCGTCTTGAAAAGAAAGTGGTGTCGGCGAACGACCGGCTGGCGAAGCAACTGGCCGAGCGGTTCCGCGCGGCCGGGATTCTGGCCGTGAATCTGATGAGCAGCCCGGGCGCCGGCAAGACGAGCCTCCTGGAGGAGACGTCGCGCCGGCTGGGCGGCGAACTGCGTCTGGCGGCGATCGAGGGAGATCTGGCGACGGACCGCGACGCCCTACGCCTCCGCCGGGCCGGGATGGCCGCGCGGCAGATCAACACGGGGCAGGGGTGTCACCTGAGCGCCGTCCAGGTGGCTGAGGCGCTCGAGGCTTTCGACGGCCCGGGCCGGCCGATCAACCTGGATTCGCTCGACGTGCTTTTCATCGAGAATGTGGGGAACCTTGTGTGCCCGGCGCAGTTTGACCTGGGGGAGCGCCGCCGCGTGGTCGTCGCCAGTACGCCGGAAGGCGACGACAAGCCGATCAAGTACCCCGTGGTGTTCCACACGGCGGACTGTGTGGTGCTGAACAAGACGGACCTTCTGGAGGCGACCGGCTTTTCGTGCGAGGCATTTCGGCAGTATGTCCGCGGCCTGGCGCCGAAGGCCCGGATTCTCGAACTCTCGTGTCGGACCGGCGAGGGGCTTGAGGCGTGGTTGGACTGGCTGCGGGCGGAACGGGCGGCGGCGAAAAAAGATTGACGCCATGCCCAGGAATTTCTTGGGTTGACGCCCGCCGGTCGGTATAATGGGGACGAACTGGTTCAGGAGGGCGTGCGATGGAATTCCTGTCGTTTTACATGCCGGGCCCATGGGAGATCATCATCATTGCCGTGGTCGCGCTGCTGTTGTTCGGCCGCCGGCTGCCGGAGGTGGGCCGAAGCCTCGGCCGCGGCATCGTGGAATTCAAGAAGGGCCTGCGCGGCGTCGAGGACGAACTCAACCAGGCGGGCCAGAACGACAAGTCTGACAAGACTCCGCCGTCCCAGGGCTAGCCTGACCGCGGCGCCGGCTGAGTTTGCCAATGGGCAGGCTCTCAGCCTGCATGCCCGGT
This portion of the Planctomycetota bacterium genome encodes:
- a CDS encoding type II secretion system protein, with protein sequence MPADGRAPRGFTLTELLAVLAIVLIVVAGSISVWLAMAGAVAPGQATAVVQAMLVGARDYAVSNGVMTRVVFENSLANVENVENGTTMYLEYDTNPNPMTVLWSRVPRRGSLNAGRQVFVLTGAPDLPSAPSVAADATKPDPSVVADWQTYRDTVAKKVAQHAFTNVNAAGYLETDADFKSTQAKFYVTFDAAGTLSVDPATPLLLTIVQVAGAGRRVGEYQFYLLNANTGTQLVFE
- a CDS encoding hydrogenase maturation nickel metallochaperone HypA; translated protein: MHELSLAQAIWRQVTREMESHPRGRLAALTVVVGTFSGADPESLEFAMRLVVEESAWPTAEVRIRTEPVALKCRACGRAYETETLNLACPDCGGFDVEVTGGRDLRLESLEVVQDDEARDSS
- a CDS encoding type IV pilus twitching motility protein PilT, coding for MQIDKLLQFVVSKNASDLHLHVGQPPVVRLHGRLKRLQTKVLEPEDTVGLMRSITPDRYQQELEEVGSADYGFSYQDKARFRVAVFRQKGCVGMTLRLIPTRLMTLSEIGLPPIVESLLGKTRGLFLVTGPTGSGKTTTLASMINYINETFDRHIITVEEPIEYYHDHKKSIVNQRELNTDVPTYEEAIRRALRADPDVILVGEMRDIQTMEAAIRAAETGHLVFSTLHTTGAAGTVNRIVDAFPVAQKEMIRVQLAGSLMAVISQTLIPRIDMPGRIAAYEFLMITPAAQNLIRKNETFRLESVIQTGRKWGMQLLDDALWDLYSRGIIAPEEMLERAQRPEELEQKLDQTAEGREVLKRIGGPFDAEELREAHRPGQE
- a CDS encoding ATPase, T2SS/T4P/T4SS family; protein product: MLRQKPLGAILLEMGKVRKEQLAEALEIRKKRGGAIGAVLVDQGYCEAADISAALAIQAGMRRVDLDALEIPPEVIDKMDAMTARSYSVVPIEFEAGRLTVAMADPTNFRAMDELHMLLDYDITGALAEPSALVRALDKYYAQAESVESVISELGSTVQWLPEGDEAFDLEDIRAMSESQPVKKLLNLVLLQAIRDKASDIHFEPFEDEFKMRYRIDGVLYEMVPPPRHIALAVASRIKVMANLDIAERRLPQDGRIELTVGAKPVDLRVSVLPTMFGESVVMRVLDRTQVELDMTKLGLRLDEQQVIDELIHLPNGIVIVTGPTGCGKTTTLYSALSTINRVETKIITTEDPVEYDIEGLIQVQINPDIELTFARCLRHILRQDPDVILVGEVRDMETAEIAIHASLTGHLVFSTLHTNDAPTAITRLLDLGLEPYLVTSTLEAVVAQRLVRKVCVHCRSEFEPTEDMLWELSLTPEEVRGRTFYFGKGCEQCNNTGYRGRIGIFEIMRMDDALRDLILKQASTNTVREEARKRGMRNLRDSGLLAVFDGVTTIEEVVKATAVEQ
- a CDS encoding type II secretion system F family protein — protein: MPVFQYEAMDATGKEVRAEIDAASQEEAISRIRGQGQFPTHIRLKGRPARAAGPSKKGKSFAIGRVGMKQLTQFTRQMSTLQDAGLPILRSLRILEGQAKPGVLKNALQDIIEDVEAGSTLSEAMEKHPKAFDRLYVYTVRAGEAGGVLDQILQKLADFMEKAVALKRRIISAMIYPVMVISIAIIILIAIMKWIVPKFIDIFAKFKIPQLPLPTRILVGFSHFVGGYWYLLLLVPILLWVILRMTKASRKGQYMLDWVKMRIPIIGSIVNRTAIARFARTLGTLISSGVPILEALNITRETVGNAVVSQALGQVHDSIREGESIAGPLRQSGVVDPIVVNMVDVGEETGELDKMLIKVADTYDEEVDHLVGSLMSAMEPLLVVLLGAMIGSIVIALFLPLVELIKQVGQG
- a CDS encoding type II secretion system protein, whose product is MAARRKTRGFTLVELMIVVAIIGLLITLLVPAVTKATAIIITINTKRIIEKEIPLGLEAFRNDFGCYPPSKPYILGDTTTGRLPDGASNLVYYLRGPAARGWGTTAGGRMPFDDRRPTRVYGPYYEAEESRVVYFDDADKTVAGFTDAFQPVGLRDNVVVGRILYFRASPGATPLIWTFAWTDNQDPANPDPTKQAFMGYTSAANFASTNSVAGGMKRYLLVSPGFDRRYGLVYKRKETDGGGIVPVTAGTEEGMTCDDIPYAR
- a CDS encoding TGS domain-containing protein; protein product: MPANLTPDYLHAEKAFRQAKTAPEKIAALEEMLATIPKHKGTEKMQADIKHRIAKVRAAATQARGKGGGVDVFFVEKQGAGQVALVGTPNVGKSSLVAAVSHAKVKVAPYPYATHAPVPGMMSFEDIQIQLVDLPPVSAEGLVSGMTGTLRNADILMICLDLSAGDVLEQVEVCLRVLEAKGLVREGQKGPEGAVAKRTIFVGTKADAPGAKDNLEALRGLRTDLEPFVATSAETREGLEDLGKRLFAMLDVVRVYSKEPGKPADLDQPFIVPRGSTVMDLAEAIHRELAQHLKRARIWGGGKYDGQAVQRDHVLADKDVIELHV
- a CDS encoding ATPase, T2SS/T4P/T4SS family, yielding MIGTRKQIGEILKELGLVTDKQIKEALERQGRGGRRLGELLIAMGACTEVDVTKALAMQFDMEYVELDIGTINPQVMEMMPEEMMREYQILPLAYEDGRLKVAITDPLDLESVDAIRFRLNLDVDCVLAPREQVSQIISSYTERTESESVDSMLQEFTASDVQYEERTGDSGEPHAESAPIIRLVQLMITEAVRMRASDIHIEPLQHRLRIRYRVDGVCLERDAPPKRLQGAITTRVKLMAGMQIEEKRLPQDGRIRMRLDGEDLDFRVSTLPGYHGESVVLRILRRESIKLGLDALGFLPDEFELFEKLIARPNGIFLVTGPTGSGKTTTLYAALNKLNTPDRKIITAEDPVEYHMTGINQVQVNEQIGLTWQSIIRAMMRQAPNIILVGEIRDLQTAEMAVQASLTGHLVFSTLHTNDAPSAITRLIDMGVKPFLVASSVQAIMAQRLVRILCPECKEPDDQVDLATLRGLGMTEEQLAQATFYRPVGCPKCHGMGYRGRLGIFELMVMSTELKEMAFQRRPLNEIRRASRSLGMRTLLEDGLIKMVRGMTTLDEVLARAQREVAQVQ
- a CDS encoding type II secretion system protein, which translates into the protein MTSRISNTSSTSLRTGGIAAFPPRVRRGGRAFTLVELITVMAIMAILMAMIVGVAPRIQDAWRARLTRTRLQTIVAALQAYAEDYSGKFPYTEDKDGIMAVVDAASLGINLSDVPEEYKKEALLYAALTSARRHGPYYKGAGGQTVVRKGTGDKEFNLFADGWERPIRYEYTTATGLLVRSLGKDGATGGDDIGYFVFQN
- a CDS encoding prepilin-type N-terminal cleavage/methylation domain-containing protein produces the protein MKTAAPVKRGFTLIELLVVMGIIGLLVMLLMPVVNYAVVVAQGVTTGNTIKRIEAGLAGFYGDFGVYPPSDALHETLTSRTAFGYKNLAIGLSGPEGTGWGTGSVPNKMPFGGTSAEKFGPYFEGGGIASIDDAFKPARPILYFRYEQSGDPEATDPANAVYDFNDNKATDLAKGEDGFTNQGNLMMLLRRQGTYQYVRRDYALISAGPDRVFGYRVGPDANGVYTFVNPSPAIRPLATAYTVAGTYCDDLANFKYEQY